GATGAGGCGGTCGGCCACTGCTTCTGGCGCCTTTCTCCGGGGCGAGAGGGCTTGCGGGGAGATTCTGTACTTCTTCCAGGATGCGGCAGCCAGCCTATAGCTCAGACGTTCGAATATCGACTCTGTCCAGCGGGGACCACCCGAACGAGTGAGGCCCGCCCCGGGACCGTCCGTGCCCGTACCGTGCGCGTACCGAAAACACCCTGCTCAGCGCCCGGATTCGGCGATAGCGTCGTCAGGTCAACGAGCGGGGCCCCGTGCGGGCAACGCGCCGACTCCCACCGAAGGCAGATTCGATGACCGACCCGCAGTCCGCCGCCACCGCCGCCGCCTCCTGGCTGGGCCAGGTCGAGGAGAGCACCCGACGCCTGCTGGACACCGTCTCCGGGCTGAAGCCCGAGGCCGTCGCCGAGCCCTCCGCCCTCCCCGGCTGGACCCGTGGCCACGTCCTGGCCCACCTCGCCCGCAACGCCGACTCCCTGGTCAACCTGCTGACCGGCGCCCGCACCGGCACCGACATCCCGCAGTACGCCAGCAACGAGGCCCGCGATGCCGAGATCGACCGCGACGCGCCCCGCCCGCTGGAGGTCCACCTCGCCGACCTGCACGCGTCCCACCAGCGCTTCGCCGAGGCCGCCGCGCTGCTGGCGGACGAGAGCTGGACGGCCGAGATCCGGCACCGCACCGGCTACCTCTTCCCGGCCCACGACATCCCGCACAAGCGCCTGCTGGAGCTGGAGTACCACCACGTCGACCTGGACGCCGGCCACTCCCCCGCGCAGTGGCCGCAGGACTTCGCCGTCGCCCAGTTCCGCAAGCTCGCCGCGAACCTGGCCGGCGCCGACCTGCCCGCCGCCGAACTGGTCGCCGAGGACACCGAGGACCGCGCCGTCATCGGCTCGGGCGCCCCGGCGCTGACCGTCACCGGCCCCGTCCGCGCCCTCACCGCCTGGCTCTCCGGCCGCTCCGACGGCACCGACCTGCGCCGCACGCCCGACGCCGCCCTCCCCCAGCTTCCCCCCATGGGCTGACGGCGGGACGATGATCCTGAACCCCTTCACCGGACGAGGAGCGCACGGATGACGTACCACGGAGCGGTCAAGGTCGGCGGGCCGCCGGACGTGCGGGAGCTGGCCCACCTGATCATCACCAAGGTGGCCGTCGGCCCGTACGACAACAACGCCTACCTGCTGCGCTGCCGGGCCACCGACGAGCAGCTGCTGATCGACGCCGCCGCGGACGCCCCGGTGCTGCTGGAGACCGTCGGCGACGACCTCGAAACCGTGGTCACCACCCACCGGCACCACGACCACTGGGGCGCGCTCGCCGAGGTGGTCGCGGTGACAGGCGCCCGCACCGCCGCCGGCGAGCACGACGCCGAGGGCATCGACGTCCCCACCGAGCTGCGGCTCGCGGACGGCGACAAGCTCCGGGTCGGCGACGTCGAGCTCACCGTCCGACACCTGGTCGGCCACACCCCGGGCGCCATCGTGCTGGTCTACGACGACCCGCAGGGCCACCCGCACGTATTCACCGGCGACTGCCTCTTCCCCGGCGGCGTCGGCAACACCTGGGGCGACCCGGAGGCCTTCCGGACGCTCTTCCGGGACGTCAACGAGAAGATCTTCGACGCCCTCCCCGACGAGGCCTGGGTCTACCCCGGCCACGGCAACGACACCACCCTCGGCGCCGAACGCCCCCACCTCGACGAATGGCGCGAACGCGGCTGGTAGGCCCCGCCCGCCCGCAGTACGACGGGGCCCCCGCGACCGGTCGGTCACGGGGGCCCCGTCGTGCTGCACGGCTCAGGCGTCGAGCTTCTGCGGCTCCGCCTCGCGGTCGGCCTCCGCGGCCTTCTTGGAGGCCCGCAGGCTGGTGAACGTGGTCACGGCCAGCACCACCACGATGAAGCCGAGGGAGACCGGGATGCCGATCTCCGGGGCCCAGCTCGCGCCGGCCTCGTGGGCGGCGTGCAGCACCAGCTTCACGCCGATGAAGCCGAGGATCACCGACAGGCCGTAGCTCAGGTGGACCAGCTTCTTCAGCAGGCCGCCGATCAGGAAGTACAGCTGGCGCAGGCCCATCAGGGCGAAGGCGTTGGCGGTGAAGACGACGTACGGGTCCTGGGTGAGGCCGAAGATGGCCGGGATCGAGTCCAGGGCGAACAGGACGTCGGTGGTGCCGATAGCCAGCATGACGATCAGCATCGGGGTGATCAGCCGGCGGCCGTGCTCGCGGACGAACAACTTGGTGCCGCGGTAGTCCTCGGTGGCCGGGAAGCGCCGGGTGATCGACTTGAGCAGCCGGTTCTCCTCGAACTCCTCATCCTCCCCGTCCTCCCGGGCCTCCTTGATCAGCTTCCAGGCCGTCCAGATCAGGAACGCACCGAAGAGGAAGAACACCCAGGAGAACTGCGCCACCAGCGCCGCGCCGCCGGCGATGAAGCCCGCCCGGAGCACCAGCGCGATGATCACACCGAACATCAGCACGCGCTGCTGGTAGATCCTGGGCACCGCGAACTTGCCCATGATCAGGATGAAGACGAAGAGGTTGTCGACGCTGAGCGACTTCTCGGTGATGTAGCCGGCGAAGAACTCGCCCGCCGGCTGGCCGCCGGAGTGCCACCAGAGGAACCCGCCGAAGAGCACCGCGAGCGCGACCCAGACGGCCGTCCAGATCCCGGCCTCCTTGATCGAGACCTCGTGCGGCTTGCGGCCACCGATGAAGAAGTCCGCCACGATCAGTGCGATCAGCACACCGATCGTGGTGGCCCACATGGTCACGGAAACGTCCATTACTGCTCCTCCGGCAGCTAGGCGAGACAGGTCGTCACTGCCGGAGGTCTCTTCCGCCCATCGGGCCAGCGCCCCGGGGTGCCGCGACGGGCACCCGTGATGACGGGGTCGGCTGTCGAGGAATACTCCCCTCCGCTGCCATCGAGAGTAACAGGGAAGGCAAAGGAAGGTAAAGAAGGTAAAGGGCCGTCAGGGGTTTGACGGTCAGAGGAACGGCTCGATCGCCGGCAGCAGGTCCTGGAAGGTACGGCCCTTGGCCGGAGCGCCGATCGCCTGCATCTCCCAGCCGCCGTCGCCGTCCCTGACCACCTTGGCCATGATCTGCCCGGTGTGCGGCCCGCCGCCCGCCAGCTCGTAGCGGGCCAGCTCCAGCCCGGTCGTCTCGTCCACCAGCCGGCAGTGCGCCCGCTGCACCTCGGCGAAGGTCTGCCCGGTGTACGAGCTCACCGTGAACACCACCTGGGTGATGTGCGCCGGCACGTGCACCAGGTCGACCAGGATCGCCTCGTCGTCCTCGTGCCCCGAGCCGCCCTCCAGGTTGTCCCCGGTGTGCCGGACCGAGCCGTCGTTGCTCTCCAGGTGCTGGAAGAACACCACGTCGGACGGGGTCCGCTCGGCGTACAGCAGCGCCGAGGCGTCCAGGTCGATCGTCCTGGTGCGGCTGCCGAACAGGCCCCGCCTGGGGGCGGCCTGCCAGCCGAGGCCCATCCGGACCACCGTCAGGGCGCTGCCCGGCCCCTTCTGGAGGCTGACCCGCTGCCCCTTGGCAAGGTTGACCGACACGACGTTGTCCTCTCTGCCGGCCGCGCGGTCGCTGCCGCCCGGCTCCCCGGTGGAA
The genomic region above belongs to Streptomyces sp. 1331.2 and contains:
- a CDS encoding TerD family protein, coding for MSVNLAKGQRVSLQKGPGSALTVVRMGLGWQAAPRRGLFGSRTRTIDLDASALLYAERTPSDVVFFQHLESNDGSVRHTGDNLEGGSGHEDDEAILVDLVHVPAHITQVVFTVSSYTGQTFAEVQRAHCRLVDETTGLELARYELAGGGPHTGQIMAKVVRDGDGGWEMQAIGAPAKGRTFQDLLPAIEPFL
- a CDS encoding MBL fold metallo-hydrolase, which encodes MTYHGAVKVGGPPDVRELAHLIITKVAVGPYDNNAYLLRCRATDEQLLIDAAADAPVLLETVGDDLETVVTTHRHHDHWGALAEVVAVTGARTAAGEHDAEGIDVPTELRLADGDKLRVGDVELTVRHLVGHTPGAIVLVYDDPQGHPHVFTGDCLFPGGVGNTWGDPEAFRTLFRDVNEKIFDALPDEAWVYPGHGNDTTLGAERPHLDEWRERGW
- a CDS encoding maleylpyruvate isomerase family mycothiol-dependent enzyme, which translates into the protein MTDPQSAATAAASWLGQVEESTRRLLDTVSGLKPEAVAEPSALPGWTRGHVLAHLARNADSLVNLLTGARTGTDIPQYASNEARDAEIDRDAPRPLEVHLADLHASHQRFAEAAALLADESWTAEIRHRTGYLFPAHDIPHKRLLELEYHHVDLDAGHSPAQWPQDFAVAQFRKLAANLAGADLPAAELVAEDTEDRAVIGSGAPALTVTGPVRALTAWLSGRSDGTDLRRTPDAALPQLPPMG
- a CDS encoding TerC family protein; this encodes MDVSVTMWATTIGVLIALIVADFFIGGRKPHEVSIKEAGIWTAVWVALAVLFGGFLWWHSGGQPAGEFFAGYITEKSLSVDNLFVFILIMGKFAVPRIYQQRVLMFGVIIALVLRAGFIAGGAALVAQFSWVFFLFGAFLIWTAWKLIKEAREDGEDEEFEENRLLKSITRRFPATEDYRGTKLFVREHGRRLITPMLIVMLAIGTTDVLFALDSIPAIFGLTQDPYVVFTANAFALMGLRQLYFLIGGLLKKLVHLSYGLSVILGFIGVKLVLHAAHEAGASWAPEIGIPVSLGFIVVVLAVTTFTSLRASKKAAEADREAEPQKLDA